GGACTTACTCATACCTTAGCAGTTAGTTAGAAGTCTATATATTGTTCATATGAAAAAAGTGAAGTCCAACATACTTGGATATTAGCATAGTTTGGTAAGTAAATTGAGTCAATATATTATGGTTTTCGAATTAATATTCCATACTGCTATATCCGTACAGGATTATATTTAAAATGTATAATTTGCCCACTCCTTGACAAAGCTAATACTATGCATCAATGCAAATACAATTTAGGTGTGGGTAAATTGGATAATCAAAAGCTAGTGAATTTTTTAAATCAATTACTGTCAAACTACTTTGTTATGTATGTTAAATTACATCGCTACCATTGGTTTGTTCAAGGGAGACATTTTTTTCAGCTGCATGAAAAGATGGAGGAATTGTACACTCGATTTGCGGCAGATATGGATGAAATCGCGGAACGGATTTTAATGATTGAGGGAAAGCCGCTTGCTACAATGAGCAAGTATTTAAAAGAATCAACATTGGAGGAAGCGAATGCAGATGATAAAGAGAAGGAGATCATTCAACAATTAATTCATGATTTCACTCAAATCATATCCGAAATTAAACAAGCAGGAATCCCGCTTGCTGAGGATTCAAATGATGAACCAACATCAGATTTGTTAATAACACTACAAGGACAGCTAGAGAAAGAAGTATGGATGTTAAAGGCATATACAGCCTATGAATAAAAATGTAATGTAGGGGAATACTATGAAAAAAAATGTAGTTGCAATTATGGGACCGACCGCTGTTGGTAAAACGAAATTGAGTATTGAGCTTGCTAAGCGATTTAATGGTGAAATTATCAGCGGAGACTCCATGCAAGTATATAAAGGGCTAGATATAGGTACAGCGAAAATTAAGCAGGAGGAAATGCAAAGTATTCCGCATTTCATGCTTGATATAAGAGAACCGGATGAGGAATTCTCTGCAGCTGATTTTAAGGAGCTGGTGCAGCAATACATAACAGATATTACAGCACGTGGAAAACTGCCAATTATTGTTGGCGGCAGTGGATTGTATATACAAGCAGCACTTTATGACTATAATTTTTCCGAACGCAAGAGGAACCCGATACTCTCGAAAAAGCTGGAGGAAAGAGCACAAACAGAAGGAATTATGTCACTATATCAGCAGCTGGAGCGAATCGATTCAGAGCAAGCAAAAAAAATTCATCCAAATAATCATCGTCGTGTCATTCGAGCAATAGAAATCTATGAAACAACTGGAATGACAATGAGCGATTATGAAAAAAATCAAGTAATGGAGTCTCCATATAATCCCATATTACTTGGATTAGAAATGTCAAGAACGTTACTGTATGAACGAATAAACAAGCGGGTAGACCAGATGATTGAAGAAGGTTTGCTTACAGAAGTAAAAAAGCTATACGATAAAGGATATGCTGATTGTCAATCGATGAAAGCGATTGGCTATAAAGAATGGATCAGCTATTTTAAAGGCGAACAAAGCTTGGACGAAACCATAGAATTATTAAAACGAAATTCCAGAAGATATGCCAAAAGACAATATACCTGGTTTAAAAATAAAATGAATATCTCTTGGTATTCTGTAACACCCTCTACAATCGATAAAGATTTTTCATTAATTTTCAAGGAATTAGCAGGAATTTTGAAAAAATGATAGAATTAATACATACAGATAGAAAAGAGGAGGAAGTTTGATGGCTCAATCAGTCAATATTCAGGATCAATACTTAAATCAATTGAGAAAAAATCATATCTCAGTGACTGTAATCTTAACAAATGGCTTTCAATTAAGGGGTATAGTTAAAGCATTTGACAATTTTACAGTTTTAGTTGAAACGGATGGTAAACAGCAGCTTATTTTTAAACATGCTATCTCAACCTTTGCTCCAGTTAAAAATGTAACATTGGATAAAGAATAGCTATTCAAACGGACGCTAATTGCAGCGTCCGTTTTCCTGATTATATGGTTGAAATAATATTCAAACATCTGCAAATGCATTTCGAATTCCTCATCATGGGCTATTGTCACGCAAATCTCCCTGTTTGCGTATAATGGGATTGAATAAGGGGTGATTTCACAGTGACACAGATGCAGGGATATAAAAATGGAAAAATCAATATAGTTTTGCAGGATCGAAAAGATACTGAACTTAACTCAAAACCACTATCTATTGAAAATAGTCCGTTCAGCAAAGTGGATACAGCTTTTTCTTCCTTTGTAGGAATGAATAATTTGAAACAGACAGTTAAAGAAATTTATGCAACCATCTTAATGAATGAAAAACGAAAAGAAATGGGACTAAAAAGTTCAAGGCAAGTATTGCATATGCTTTTCAAAGGAAACCCTGGGACAGGTAAAACGACGGTAGCTAGAAAACTGGCTAAAATGTATTATGAAATGAATATTCTTTCAAAAGGACATTTTATAGAAGCTGAAAGAGCGGACTTGGTTGGGGAGTATATTGGTCAAACCGCACAAAAAACCCGGGCAATCATTCAAAAAGCAATGGGGGGCGTATTGTTCATTGATGAAGCTTACTCCTTGGCACGGGGCGGTGAAAAGGATTTTGGCAAAGAAGCAATTGACACATTAGTAAAGCATATGGAGGACAATCATGATGATTTTGTACTTATTTTAGCTGGTTATCCCTATGAGATGGACCGCTTTTTGACGTTTAACCCTGGTTTAGAATCGAGATTTCCTTTTATCCTTGAGTTTGCAAATTATGAAGTCAATCAATTAATGGAGATCGCAAAACAAATGGCTTCCATCAGAGAATACAAACTTACAATGGAAGCAGAAAGAGAACTGCGAAATCATCTTTATAAAAAGCTCTATGAAAAGAATAGGAACTTTTCTAATGCAAGGTATGTCAGAAATGTAATTGAGCGGGCCATTCGATTACAAGCAGTGCGGGTTTTAGAGCAAGGTACGTATACAACAAAAGATTTGATTCAGCTTACTGGAAATGATCTGCAGTTAGAGACAGATTAATGAATAGTGATTTTATCTCAGTTACGTTCTTTGATATGATGGGATTAAAAAGCAGGAGACAAAAGAAAGAGGTTACAAATGTCTAAAGAAAAAATACTAATTATTGCAGTCAAACAAAAGACACAAAATGATGATCAATTTCAATCCACATTAGAAGAATTAATCTCACTTAGTAAAACTGCAGGCGGAACGGTAGAAAAGGTAATGACACAAAATAGAAACCGTATCCATCCTGCTACATATATAGGCGAGGGAAAAGTGCATGAAATGCTTGCAGTAATGGAAGAAACAGAAATTGATCTCGTCCTGTCGAATGATGAACTTTCGGCAGGA
This region of Oceanobacillus sp. FSL K6-2867 genomic DNA includes:
- a CDS encoding DNA starvation/stationary phase protection protein; the protein is MDNQKLVNFLNQLLSNYFVMYVKLHRYHWFVQGRHFFQLHEKMEELYTRFAADMDEIAERILMIEGKPLATMSKYLKESTLEEANADDKEKEIIQQLIHDFTQIISEIKQAGIPLAEDSNDEPTSDLLITLQGQLEKEVWMLKAYTAYE
- the miaA gene encoding tRNA (adenosine(37)-N6)-dimethylallyltransferase MiaA, giving the protein MKKNVVAIMGPTAVGKTKLSIELAKRFNGEIISGDSMQVYKGLDIGTAKIKQEEMQSIPHFMLDIREPDEEFSAADFKELVQQYITDITARGKLPIIVGGSGLYIQAALYDYNFSERKRNPILSKKLEERAQTEGIMSLYQQLERIDSEQAKKIHPNNHRRVIRAIEIYETTGMTMSDYEKNQVMESPYNPILLGLEMSRTLLYERINKRVDQMIEEGLLTEVKKLYDKGYADCQSMKAIGYKEWISYFKGEQSLDETIELLKRNSRRYAKRQYTWFKNKMNISWYSVTPSTIDKDFSLIFKELAGILKK
- the hfq gene encoding RNA chaperone Hfq, with protein sequence MAQSVNIQDQYLNQLRKNHISVTVILTNGFQLRGIVKAFDNFTVLVETDGKQQLIFKHAISTFAPVKNVTLDKE
- the spoVK gene encoding stage V sporulation protein K: MTQMQGYKNGKINIVLQDRKDTELNSKPLSIENSPFSKVDTAFSSFVGMNNLKQTVKEIYATILMNEKRKEMGLKSSRQVLHMLFKGNPGTGKTTVARKLAKMYYEMNILSKGHFIEAERADLVGEYIGQTAQKTRAIIQKAMGGVLFIDEAYSLARGGEKDFGKEAIDTLVKHMEDNHDDFVLILAGYPYEMDRFLTFNPGLESRFPFILEFANYEVNQLMEIAKQMASIREYKLTMEAERELRNHLYKKLYEKNRNFSNARYVRNVIERAIRLQAVRVLEQGTYTTKDLIQLTGNDLQLETD